A genomic region of Macaca thibetana thibetana isolate TM-01 chromosome 14, ASM2454274v1, whole genome shotgun sequence contains the following coding sequences:
- the KCNE3 gene encoding potassium voltage-gated channel subfamily E member 3, whose translation METTNGTETWYESLHAVLKALNATLHSNLLCRPGPGLGPDNQTEERPASLPGRDDNSYMYILFVMFLFAVTVGSLILGYTRSRKVDKRSDPYHVYIKNRVSMI comes from the coding sequence ATGGAGACTACCAATGGAACTGAGACTTGGTATGAGAGCCTACATGCCGTGCTGAAGGCTTTAAATGCCACTCTTCATAGCAATTTGCTCTGCcggccagggccagggctggggccagACAACCAGACTGAAGAGCGACCGGCCAGCCTACCTGGCCGTGATGACAACTCCTACATGTACATTCTCTTTGTCATGTTTCTATTTGCTGTCACTGTGGGCAGCCTCATCCTGGGATATACCCGCTCCCGCAAAGTGGACAAGCGTAGTGACCCCTATCATGTGTATATCAAGAACCGTGTGTCTATGATCTAA